One Coprobacter fastidiosus genomic window, TGATGATGTCATATTTTGCATCAAAATATGTACGGTTTGTCACAGGAATGAATATTGCCGATACGACTGCAGGATTTAAATGTTATCGTCGGGAAGTTTTAGAAACGATCGATTTGGATAATATCCGGTTCAAAGGGTATGCATTTCAAATAGAAATGAAGTTTACAGCATATAAGTGTGGCTTCAAGTTGGTAGAAGTTCCTATTATTTTTATAAATCGGGTATTGGGCACTAGTAAAATGAATAGCAGCATTTTCGGAGAGGCTGTTTTCGGAGTAATTAAATTGAAATATGACAGTTGGTTCAAGAAATATCCCCATAAAAAAAGCAATGCGGCATCATGAGAAAAATACTGATAAAAAATGCAACGTTAATAAATGAAGGATATGCAGGAATAGCTTCGGTTCTTATCGAAGGAGATAAAATTGCTGCGGTTTACCCCGAAGAGTGTACCATCGAAATGGAGCGTAATGCGGATGAGGTTGTAGATGCCTTTGGCAAATGGCTTCTACCCGGTGTTATCGATGATCAGGTACATTTTAGAGAACCCGGCTTGACTTATAAGGCTGATATGCATTCCGAATCGATGGCTGCGGTGGCAGGCGGGGTGACTTCTTATATGGAAATGCCGAATACGAACCCTCAAACGACAACGAAAGAGGCTCTCGACTGGAAATTTAATCGGGCAGCCGAAACCTCAGTTGCCAATTATTCTTTTTATATGGGGGCTACGAATGATAATATAGAAGAGCTTTACAAGATCGATCACCGACGTGTGTGCGGAGTAAAGCTGTTTATGGGGTCTTCTACGGGAAATATGTTGGTGGATCAACCTGTTGCGTTGGAAAGGATTTTTTCCGAAATACCTGCATTGATAGCCGTACATTGTGAAAAGGAAGAAATTATCCGGGCTAATCGGGAATATTATGTATCTCGTTTTGGTGAAGAATTGCCGGTGCTTTTTCATCCGTTAATACGGAGTGCAGAAGCTTGTTATGCATCATCTTCACAAGCCGTCGATCTGGCGGTACGGAATAATGCCAGATTGCATTTGTTACATCTTTCTACGGCACGAGAACTCTCTTTGTTGGATGATTCTCCCTTGTCCGAGAAAAAAATTACAGGAGAGGTATGTGTACATCACCTTTTCTTTGATGATAACGATTATGCTGAATATGGGAATAGAATAAAATGGAATCCGGCTATTAAGACTTGTGCCGACCGTTTGGCTCTGACAGAGGCTGTAAGGACCGGACGAATCGATGTGGTGGCTACTGATCATGCACCTCATCTTTGGAGTGAGAAACAAGGTTCTTGTTTAAAAGCGGCTTCGGGAGGTCCGTTAGTTCAGCATTCTTTATTGGTGATGTTGGATAAAGTAAAGAAAGGTGATTTTACGCCCGAACAAGTAGTGAGGCGCATGTGTCATGCTCCTGCCGATCTGTTTCATATAGAAAAACGAGGCTATGTCCGCCCCGGATATTTTGCAGACTTGGTACTTGTCGACCCGAATCGGAGTTATACGGTCACGGCAGAAAATATTCTGTCAAAATGCGGATGGTCTCCGTTTATGGGATATACTTTCCCTATGTCGATAGATCGAACTTATGTGAATGGAACTCTTGTTTATGATAAGGGTATAGTTGATGTGAATTATCGGGGCAGAGAACTTGTTTTTGATAACTAACTCTGTAAATATGAGATTGGCACTTTGGGTCGGGATAGGTGGTTTTACGGGTAGCATAGTCCGTTATCTGTTATCTAAATATATATTTAGTCAGGCGGGTAGTGCATTTCCATGGGCGACTTTGGCAGTTAATTTATCAGGATGTTTTATTATCGGGCTGTTGATAGGATGGTTTGCCCGTTGTGAAAATTTGTCTGCAGAAGTACGCATGTTTTTGACGGTCGGTTTTTGCGGAGGTTTTACAACCTTTTCGACATTTGCCAGTGAATCTCTGTTACTGCTCAAGGCCGGGGAATGGCTGAATTTTTCTTTGTATACCGTAATTAGTGTTACATGCGGCATAGCATTAACGGCTTTGGGTTCTTTTATTGCGTTATCTGTACGGAACGGATAAATTTCTTTTGTCTTTTTGTTGAACATTCACCTTCATGAAGTAGTTTATATCTTGTTATATAATGAATTTTTAAATGACAAGATATGAAAAAGATTATTTTGATCGGAGCTAGCGGTTATGTAGGTTCTGCCATTATGAAAGAAGCTTTAAATCGAGGGATGCAAGTTACGGCGATTGTACGACATCCTGAGAAAATCACGATAAAGGATGCTAATCTGACTGTGAAAAAAGGCGATGTTACTGACATTGACAAGATTGCACGTTTAAGTAAAGGTGCGGATGTTATTGTCAGCGCTTATAATCCCGGTTGGAATAATCCGGATATTTATGAGGAGACATTGTCTGTATATCCGAAAATTTTAGAAGCTGTAAAAAAATCGGGAGTTCCTCGTTTTTTAATGGTTGGGGGGGCAGGAACTTTGTTTGTCGAACCGGGACTCCGTTTGATCGATTCAGGGATGATTCCCGAAACTATTTTACCGGGAGTGAAATCATTGGGAGAGTTTTATTTAAATACTTTATCGAAAGAAAAAGAGGTAGATTGGGTGTTTTTTTCTCCGGCTGCAAATTTATTTCCGGGAAAACGGACAGGAAAATTTAGATTAGGCAAAGATAATATGATTGTTGACGATCAGGGAGAAAGTTCTGTTTCTGTCGAAGATTATGCTGCTGCGATGATCGATGAAGTTGAATATCCTACACATCACTACGAACGCTTTACAATCGGTTATTGATTTGAAAATCAATTATAAAAATATCTGAAAATTTTAATGAACCCGAAATATGGATAGTAGAGACAGGCAAGAATAAATGAAAAGTACCGTTTTATTCGTACACAAGATAAAACGGTGCTTTTCTATTTTATTTAGACAGGCTCTTAAGAGTTTTTATTTTTATAGGCATCCGGTATAAATTTCCCGTGCTACTTCGGCTGTTACGTTTTTGTTTTCTCCGTATGCTATATTATGAGCTTTGAGCCTGTTGTAGATAATATCTACAGCCTCTGCCGGAATTCCGTATTCACTCATTCGCGTGCGCAATCCCATTTGCCGAAAAAACTCTTCAGTTTTTTCGATTGCTTTGTCTGCCTTTTCTTCTTTGCTTCCTGTTGTTATGTTCCATACTCTTTCAGCGTATTGAGCCAATTTTTCCGTTTTTTGTTTTTTCAAAACACGGAGTAAAGACGGATATACGACAGCAAGCGTTTCGGCATGATCGAGGCCATAAAGCACTGTGAGTTCATAACCTATGCGGTGTGTTGCCCAATCTTGCGGAACACCCATACTCACAAAGTCATTTAGAGCCATAGATGCACACAGCATGAAGTTTGCCATTGTGTCATAATCTTTTTGATTTTCCAATACTTTCGGACCTATTTCAATGAGAGAAAGCAGTACACCTTCAGCCCATCGGTCCATCAAAATACCGTTTCCCGTAGTAGTCATGTACTGTTCCATGATATGCATAAAAGCATCTACAATTCCATTGGAAAGCTGTTTTTTAGGAAGAGTATATGTTACTTCCGGATCAAGGATCGAGAATTGAGGTGATGATTTAGGAGTGATAAATGAAACTTTTTCTTGTGTACGTCGGCGTGAAAGTACTCCTCGATAGTTCATTTCTGATCCGGTTGCCGGAAGAGTGAGAACTGTCGCCAGAGGTGTCGTTTTTGTAATTTTTTCGGGATGTATAGCTAATTCCCAAGCATCTTCACCTGTGTAGGGGATTGCATGTGCGATAAATTTTGTACCATCTATTACAGAACCGCCTCCGACAGCAACCAGATAATTTATCTTATTGTCGCGGGCTAATGTAACCGCTTTCATTACTGTGTCATAATCGGGATTCGGTTCTATACCCCAGAATTCGATGTTAAAATGATTTGACAGAGCATTCTTTACTTGTTCATAAACTCCGTTTTTCTTAGCGCTACCTCCTCCGAAACATACCATGATACGTTTGTCGGAGGGTATTTCCGTCCCAAGCTTGGCGATGGTTCCTTTCCCGAAAATAAGTCGGGTCGGATTTTGGAAATCAAAATTATTCATTGTAAGATAAATTAAAAGTTTATTTCATAAAACGTTTCAATATTGATAATTTCCCTGCGTATGGAGCGAATTTTATTCCCGGATTGATGTGCGTTGTAGTAGAAAGAACTGATTTTGTATGGCTGAATGTATAAAAACTGTCAATACCGTGATAACGCCCTATTCCGCTATGGCCTACGCCTCCGAATGGCAAGTCGGGATTGGCGAGGTGAGTTACTACGTCATTTATACAGACTCCTCCTGATGAGGTTTTTTCTAATATTTCTCGTATGTTTTTCTTGTTTTTTCCGAAATAATACAAAGCCAAAGGTTTTTCCTGACTATTGATATAATCAATAACCGTTTCCCGTTCATTGAATGTCATAACGGGAAGAATCGGTCCGAAAATCTCTTCATTCATGATTCTGTTTTCGGGAGTAATTCCCGAAATGACGGTCGGAGCGATATACAAATCTTTTTCATCGTATTTCCCTCCGGCTTCTATTTTGCCTTGCTTTAGCAGCAACATCAGGTTGTAAAATCGTCCCGAGTGTATAATACGGGGATAATCCGGACTTTTTTGGGGATCTTTTCCGTATTGGCGGATAATTTCATCTTTTAATTTGAGAATCAAATCATTTTTAATATCCTGATGTACGAAAATATAATCGGGGGCGACACAAGTCTGTCCGCAATTTAGAAACTTTCCCCAGACGATCCGTCTGGCAGCAATGTCGATATTAGCGTCTTTATCGATGATACACGGACTTTTCCCCCCTAATTCGAGTGTGACAGGTGTCAGATGTTTGGATGCGGCCTCCATAACCCGTTTTCCGTATTCTACACCTCCGGTGTAAAATATATAGTCATATCGTTGTTGTAGTAAAAGATCGGTTTCTCTATTGTCGGCTTCTATCAATATTACATGGCACGGATCGAAAGCTTCTTTAATGATTTTTTTACTGACAGCAGTAGTGTGCGGAGAGGCGGGAGATGGTTTTAATATGACGCAATTTCCTGCTGCCACAGCTCCGATTAATGGTGCGAATAACAGTTGGAATGGATAATTCCATGGAGATAGTATCAATGAAATGCCGTAAGGCTCATATTGGATATGACTTTTTGATCCGAAAAGAAATAATGGTGTTTTTACTCTTTTCGGAGAAGACCAGTTTTTTAGTTTTTTTAGTGTCCGGTTAAGTTCTGTCAAAACAAAACCTGTCTCAGTAATATAACTTTCGAATTTCGATTTTTTCAGGTCATCCCAAAGAGCCTTTTCTATATCCGGTTCATACTTTTCTATAGCTTTTTTTAACTGTATAAGGGCTGCTTTTCTAAAAGATATCGGTTTGGTTATCTGACTATTGAAGTATGCCCGTTGAGCATTTATATGATCTGAAATATTCATTCTGTTTTCTAAGCAGTAATTATATTGTTGCGGGTGTCAAAGGTAATCATTTTTTGTACAATTGTTCACGATTCTACAGCCCTTTTCAGCAAACAAATAATAAAATAGTTTGTTATATCCCTAAAAGCTTGTCTAAATTTTGTCCGGGTCAGATTTGGACGTTTTTTTCGAAGATGATGGCTGGTTCTCTGACGAATGAAGGAGGGAAAAAAGGCTGGAAGAAAACACAAAAATGACCAGATAATATTTTTTATAGGGAAATTCAGACAATCCATAAAAACCTGAAAAGAGAAAAATGGCAAAGAGAAATCTTATTTTATCGTTGGTATGTGTGGTTTTATCGGGTATGTTGACGTATGCCTATGGCCAAAATAAGCGGGATGCAGGGCAAAAATATTTGACTCGTCCCTTACCGCAGGCTTGGGAGGCCGATACATTGTTTTTACAGCAACAGCCGATAGAGGGAAAATGGTGGTCGGAGTTACAAGATTCTCAATTGGATTCGATTATCGGGTTAGCGTTGCAGAATAACCAAGATCTGCTTGCTGCTGCCGATCGCATACGGACGGCCCATGCGACATTGAGAATACAGCAAGGATATTATTATCCGAATTTGAATTTTTCGGCCGGTTGGACAAAGTTGCAGAACAGCAGGCAGATGAATAAGGAGTTTATCGATTCTCCTACTATGAATCAGCGATATGCTTCCGGTGAATTATCTACAAGTTGGGAATTGGATGTGTTCGGTTCTATTCGGAGCAGAGTGAAATCCAGCAAAGAACAGTTTCGGGCTACACAAGAAGAATATAATGCCGTTTTGGTCTCTTTGACAGCAGAAGTTGCAACAGCTTATGCCGAATTGAGAACTTTACAGCAGGAGTTGCTGGTCGCTCAGAAAAATATGGCTTCGCAGCAGGCAATCTTGCATATTACCGAAGTGCGTTATAATACCGGGCTTGCCTCTCAGTTGGATGTATCTCAAGCTAAATCGGTTTATTACAGTACAAAGGCATCTATTCCGTCGATCGAAGCCGGTATTCGGCAACAAATAAATGCATTAGCTGTTTTGTCCGGATTATATCCTTCCGATTTGTATACGGCGTTAAAAGATCCTCGTCCGATTCCGGATTATATGAAAATTGTCAGTATAGGTATTCCTGTCAATTTATTGCGGCAACGACCTGATATTCGTAGTGCCGAACGGTCTGTTGCGGCAGCGGCAGCTTCGGTAGGTGCAGCCAAGTCTGATTATTTCCCAAAATTTTATTTGAAAGGAAGTATCGGTTTTGCAGCGAGAGATATGGACAAATTTTTTGATCATAACAGTTTGACTTATCAAATTGCTCCGACTTTATCATGGACTCTTTTTCAAGGTCGTCAACTGACTCAAGCAACTAAAGAAGCAAAAGCTGTTTTGGATGAAAATATCCGGCAATATAACCAGACGGTTTTGGGAGCGGTTCAAGAAGTAGATAATGCCATGTCGTCATATACCAATGCTGTTAAACAAGTTGTCGCACTGCGTGAGTTGGTGGTACAAGGAGAGGTCACCCTTAAACTTTCTTTGGATTTGTATAAACGGGGATTAGCGACTTTTCAAAATGTGTTGGATGCTCAGCGCTCTTTGTTGAGTTATCAAAATTCTTTGGTTTCGGCACAAGGGGGGACTCTCTCTTCTCTTATAGAACTGTATCGTGCTGTCGGGGGAGGTTGGCAAATAGATCAGAATAAAAACGAATAATAATAAATCCCATGACGAAAAATATTTTAAAAAACAGACTTTTTCTTTTTGCAGGAGTAGGATTTGTTCTCTTTTCTTGTACATCTAAAAAAACGGAACAAAGAATGTCTGTTCCGGAAATCTCTGTTGCATACCCGGTTGTGAGGCCGGTTATATTACATAAAACATATCCCGGTTATTTATCTTCGGTGAATACTGTGGATCTGATGGCACGGGTGAACGGTTATTTGCAAAGCACTCCGTTTACGGCCGGTTCGTTAGTCAAAAAAGGTCAATTGTTATTTGTAATTGAACCTACGTTATATGAGGATGCTGTAAAAAGGGCTGAAGCCGGGCTGAAAAATGCACAGGCAAGTCTCGATTATGCAGAGAATAATTATGTCCGTATGAAAGAAGCTTCTCGGAGCGATGCTATCAGCGAAATAGATTTGATTAAATCTGCAACTCAATTAATTAGTGCAAAATCGAACGTGAAAGACGCTGAGGCGCAACTTGAAACTGCAAAAACAAATTTAGGATATTGTTATGTACGCGCGCCTTTCTCCGGTCATATATCGAAGTCGATATATAGTGTCGGCAGTTATATCAGCGGAGAAGGTCAGGCGGCTAAATTGGCGACTATTTATCAGGACGATAAAATGAATGCCTATTTTAATATCGAAGATAATCAGTATTTACAAATGCTTGCTTCTACTGATAAGAAAGGTGTTGAAGAACGTTTACCCGGAGAAGTGGAAATTCTTTTTCAATCGCCTTTATCCCGTCCCTATATGGGAAAATTGAATTATCTGTCTCCGAATATCGATCTCTCGACGGGAACATTGAGTATTCGTGCCGAAATTGAGAATCCTGATAATGAATTGAAGGATGGTTTATATGTGAATATCCGTTTACCGTACGGCAAACAAGATAGTGCCGTTTTAGTAAAAGATGCTTCTATCGGTACCGACCAATTGGGTAAATATCTTTATGTGGTTAATGATTCTAACCGGGTGTCTTATCGGCATATTGAAACGGGAGAATTGTTTTCTGATACTCTCAGACTTGTAAAATCCGGATTGCAGCCGAAAGACCGTTATGTGACGAAAGCTCTGTTGAAAGTACGGGAAGGAATGGAGATAAAACCTGTATTAGAGAAAAATTAACCGGACTATATTGAATAAAAATACAAAGACATGATATCTAAATTCTTTATAAACAGACCGATTTTTGCTACTGTACTCGCCTTACTTATGGTATTGGCCGGTGTCGTGGCGCTTGAGTCGTTACCGGTTGCTCAGTTTCCCGATATAACACCTCCGACAGTACAAGTGTCGGCAGTATATCCCGGGGCAAGTGCCGAAACCGTTGCCCGTACGGTAGGTGCTCCGATAGAGGAACAAGTCAACGGAGTGGACGGCATGATTTATATGAGTTCTTCATCTTCCAGTTCGGGACAATATACATTGACGGTAACATTTGAGGTCGGCACGGATGTCGATATGGCTACTGTTTTGGTTCAGAATCGGGTAAATATAGCGCAAGGAAATCTTCCTGAAGCTGTGATACAACAGGGAATCGTTACAAAAAAACAATCTACGAATATCGTAATGTTCTTGTCTCTGCAATCTGATAACCCGATGTATGACGGGTTATATCTTTCAAATTATGCGAGCCTTAATTTGACCGACCAACTTTCCCGCTTGCCGGGAGTTGGGGCTGTAACTGTATTCGGAACAGGAAATTATAGTATGCGTGTATGGCTTGATCCGGAAATTATGCGTATCCGGAAATTGACTCCGGCAGATGTATATAGTGCTATACAGTCTCAAAATATGGAGGTCTCTGCCGGAACTGTTGGAGAACCACCTTTGGATAGGAAAGAAGCATTCCAGTTTACTTTGACGGCAAAGGGGCGTTTGACTACTCCTGACGAATTCGGAAATATCGTAATTAAAACTTTGCCGGACGGTAAATATTTGCGATTGAAGGATATTGCCCGTATCGATAGGGGAAGTGCATCTTATAGTGTGACTTCGACTCAAAATGGGAAGCAAGCTGCTGCAATTGCTATTTATCAATTACCCGGATCTAATTCTCTTAATGTTGCGAAAAATGTTAAGGCGAAAATGCAGGATTTGGAAAAATATTTACCGGAAGGGGTGCATTATGAGGTAGTATTGGATACTACCGAATTTGTGACGGCTTCTATTGACGAGGTGTTGGTTACTTTTGTCGAAACCACCTTGTTGGTCATGCTTGTCATATTGCTTTTCTTGCAAAGTTTCAGAGCCGTGATAATCCCTTCTCTGACTATTCCGGTTTCTCTTATTTGTACATTTGCTGTGATGCATCTGTTCGGTTTTTCGATAAATACGTTGACTCTTTTCGGCTTGGTATTGGCAATAGCCATAGTTGTGGACGATGCCATAGTCGTAGTTGAAAATTCGTCTCGTCTTCTCGATACCGGAAAATACACCAATAAAGAGGCGGTTACTCAAGCTATGGAAGAGATTACAGGCCCTGTGATCGGTGTGGTTTTGGTGTTGCTGGCGGTGTTTATACCTACGGCCTTTATTAGTGGTATCACAGGTGAACTTTATAAACAGTTTGCGTTAACGATTGCAACAGCTACGGTTTTTAGCGGAATTAATTCTTTGTCTTTGACGCCGGCTTTGTGCGCATTATTTTTAAAACCGACTAAAGACCCTAAATTTTTCTTGTATAAAGGATTCAATAAGGTATATGATAAAACTCTCGGAGCTTATGTAAAGGCTATTACCTATTTTCTTCGCAAGCCGGTAATTACGATGTCTCTTTTTCTCATTTTGTCTGTCGGGGCGCTTTGGTTGTTTTTACGTTGGCCTACATCATTTATTCCTCAGGAAGATCAAGGGTATTTTGTCGTATCCGTGCAGCTCCCGAATGCTGCAAACTTGCAACGTACAGAAGAGGTGTCCCGAAAAATCATGAAAATGCTCGATTCTTATCCTGAAGTTCGCACCTATTTGTGTATAAATGGTTTCTCGATGATGCAGGGAGCAAATGCGTCGAACGGTGCGACTTTTTTTGTCATGTTGAAAAATTGGGACGAACGTAAAGCTAAAGATGAGAGTGTATTTTCTGTTGTGAATCGACTAAATGCTCAAGCTGCATCTATTCAGGAGGCTGTTATTTTTGCAGTCAATCCTCCTGCAATATCGGGCATGGGAGTAAGCGGAGGTTTACAGTTTGAGCTGGAAGATAGAAATAGTTTGGGTACTACAGCATTACAGGATGCTGTTTCGGCACTGTTGGAACAAGCCGGAACAGAACCGGCGATAATGACTCTCAATTCTATGTTTCAGGGGAATACGCCTCAGTATTTTTTGAATATAGACAGAGATAAAGTTAAAATGCAAGGTTTGGTACTGAGTGATGTTTTTTCGACGCTTTCATATTATATGGGTTCGGCTTATGTCAATGATTTTGTTCAATTCGGGCGCATTTATCAGGTTAAGTTAGGAGCTGCCGCCGATAGCCGTACGGTGATAGGTGATGTCTTGAAACTGAGCGTTCGTAATCAGAACGGTGATATGGTACCTTTTTCAGCATTTACTACATTGGAAGAGCAATTGGGACTTAATCTGGTGAATAGATATAATATGTATTCTTCTGCGGCTATTACGGCTATAACTACACCCGGATTCAGTTCGCAGCAAGGAATTCAGGGGATGGAAAATTTAAGTAATCGGGTATTAGGGACTACGTTCGGTTATGATTGGACAGGAGAGGCGTATCAGGAAACTCAAGCAAGTTCTTCGGTTAGTCTAATTTTCGGACTGGCCATCTTGGTCGTTATTTTGGTTCTTGCAGCCCAATACGAGAGTTGGACGAGCCCTATTGCTGTGATACTCGGATTGCCGTTTGCCATATTGGGGGCGGTACTCGGTTGCATGTTATTGGGATTGTCTATCAGTATTTATAGTCAGATCGGGATTATTCTTTTAATTGCACTTTCAGCGAAAAATGCTATTTTAATTGTTGAGTTCGCTATCGATTATCGTAAAAAGGGCGAGTCGATTACCGAAGCGTCTATAGAAGCCGGACGAGTGCGATTACGCCCGATTTTGATGACTTCATTTGCTTTTATATTGGGAGTAATGCCCCTTATTTTTGCGACCGGAGCAGGAGCT contains:
- a CDS encoding iron-containing alcohol dehydrogenase — protein: MNNFDFQNPTRLIFGKGTIAKLGTEIPSDKRIMVCFGGGSAKKNGVYEQVKNALSNHFNIEFWGIEPNPDYDTVMKAVTLARDNKINYLVAVGGGSVIDGTKFIAHAIPYTGEDAWELAIHPEKITKTTPLATVLTLPATGSEMNYRGVLSRRRTQEKVSFITPKSSPQFSILDPEVTYTLPKKQLSNGIVDAFMHIMEQYMTTTGNGILMDRWAEGVLLSLIEIGPKVLENQKDYDTMANFMLCASMALNDFVSMGVPQDWATHRIGYELTVLYGLDHAETLAVVYPSLLRVLKKQKTEKLAQYAERVWNITTGSKEEKADKAIEKTEEFFRQMGLRTRMSEYGIPAEAVDIIYNRLKAHNIAYGENKNVTAEVAREIYTGCL
- a CDS encoding efflux transporter outer membrane subunit — translated: MAKRNLILSLVCVVLSGMLTYAYGQNKRDAGQKYLTRPLPQAWEADTLFLQQQPIEGKWWSELQDSQLDSIIGLALQNNQDLLAAADRIRTAHATLRIQQGYYYPNLNFSAGWTKLQNSRQMNKEFIDSPTMNQRYASGELSTSWELDVFGSIRSRVKSSKEQFRATQEEYNAVLVSLTAEVATAYAELRTLQQELLVAQKNMASQQAILHITEVRYNTGLASQLDVSQAKSVYYSTKASIPSIEAGIRQQINALAVLSGLYPSDLYTALKDPRPIPDYMKIVSIGIPVNLLRQRPDIRSAERSVAAAAASVGAAKSDYFPKFYLKGSIGFAARDMDKFFDHNSLTYQIAPTLSWTLFQGRQLTQATKEAKAVLDENIRQYNQTVLGAVQEVDNAMSSYTNAVKQVVALRELVVQGEVTLKLSLDLYKRGLATFQNVLDAQRSLLSYQNSLVSAQGGTLSSLIELYRAVGGGWQIDQNKNE
- the crcB gene encoding fluoride efflux transporter CrcB, producing MRLALWVGIGGFTGSIVRYLLSKYIFSQAGSAFPWATLAVNLSGCFIIGLLIGWFARCENLSAEVRMFLTVGFCGGFTTFSTFASESLLLLKAGEWLNFSLYTVISVTCGIALTALGSFIALSVRNG
- a CDS encoding NAD(P)-dependent oxidoreductase, with translation MKKIILIGASGYVGSAIMKEALNRGMQVTAIVRHPEKITIKDANLTVKKGDVTDIDKIARLSKGADVIVSAYNPGWNNPDIYEETLSVYPKILEAVKKSGVPRFLMVGGAGTLFVEPGLRLIDSGMIPETILPGVKSLGEFYLNTLSKEKEVDWVFFSPAANLFPGKRTGKFRLGKDNMIVDDQGESSVSVEDYAAAMIDEVEYPTHHYERFTIGY
- a CDS encoding aldehyde dehydrogenase, whose amino-acid sequence is MNISDHINAQRAYFNSQITKPISFRKAALIQLKKAIEKYEPDIEKALWDDLKKSKFESYITETGFVLTELNRTLKKLKNWSSPKRVKTPLFLFGSKSHIQYEPYGISLILSPWNYPFQLLFAPLIGAVAAGNCVILKPSPASPHTTAVSKKIIKEAFDPCHVILIEADNRETDLLLQQRYDYIFYTGGVEYGKRVMEAASKHLTPVTLELGGKSPCIIDKDANIDIAARRIVWGKFLNCGQTCVAPDYIFVHQDIKNDLILKLKDEIIRQYGKDPQKSPDYPRIIHSGRFYNLMLLLKQGKIEAGGKYDEKDLYIAPTVISGITPENRIMNEEIFGPILPVMTFNERETVIDYINSQEKPLALYYFGKNKKNIREILEKTSSGGVCINDVVTHLANPDLPFGGVGHSGIGRYHGIDSFYTFSHTKSVLSTTTHINPGIKFAPYAGKLSILKRFMK
- a CDS encoding dihydroorotase; this encodes MRKILIKNATLINEGYAGIASVLIEGDKIAAVYPEECTIEMERNADEVVDAFGKWLLPGVIDDQVHFREPGLTYKADMHSESMAAVAGGVTSYMEMPNTNPQTTTKEALDWKFNRAAETSVANYSFYMGATNDNIEELYKIDHRRVCGVKLFMGSSTGNMLVDQPVALERIFSEIPALIAVHCEKEEIIRANREYYVSRFGEELPVLFHPLIRSAEACYASSSQAVDLAVRNNARLHLLHLSTARELSLLDDSPLSEKKITGEVCVHHLFFDDNDYAEYGNRIKWNPAIKTCADRLALTEAVRTGRIDVVATDHAPHLWSEKQGSCLKAASGGPLVQHSLLVMLDKVKKGDFTPEQVVRRMCHAPADLFHIEKRGYVRPGYFADLVLVDPNRSYTVTAENILSKCGWSPFMGYTFPMSIDRTYVNGTLVYDKGIVDVNYRGRELVFDN
- a CDS encoding efflux RND transporter permease subunit, which gives rise to MISKFFINRPIFATVLALLMVLAGVVALESLPVAQFPDITPPTVQVSAVYPGASAETVARTVGAPIEEQVNGVDGMIYMSSSSSSSGQYTLTVTFEVGTDVDMATVLVQNRVNIAQGNLPEAVIQQGIVTKKQSTNIVMFLSLQSDNPMYDGLYLSNYASLNLTDQLSRLPGVGAVTVFGTGNYSMRVWLDPEIMRIRKLTPADVYSAIQSQNMEVSAGTVGEPPLDRKEAFQFTLTAKGRLTTPDEFGNIVIKTLPDGKYLRLKDIARIDRGSASYSVTSTQNGKQAAAIAIYQLPGSNSLNVAKNVKAKMQDLEKYLPEGVHYEVVLDTTEFVTASIDEVLVTFVETTLLVMLVILLFLQSFRAVIIPSLTIPVSLICTFAVMHLFGFSINTLTLFGLVLAIAIVVDDAIVVVENSSRLLDTGKYTNKEAVTQAMEEITGPVIGVVLVLLAVFIPTAFISGITGELYKQFALTIATATVFSGINSLSLTPALCALFLKPTKDPKFFLYKGFNKVYDKTLGAYVKAITYFLRKPVITMSLFLILSVGALWLFLRWPTSFIPQEDQGYFVVSVQLPNAANLQRTEEVSRKIMKMLDSYPEVRTYLCINGFSMMQGANASNGATFFVMLKNWDERKAKDESVFSVVNRLNAQAASIQEAVIFAVNPPAISGMGVSGGLQFELEDRNSLGTTALQDAVSALLEQAGTEPAIMTLNSMFQGNTPQYFLNIDRDKVKMQGLVLSDVFSTLSYYMGSAYVNDFVQFGRIYQVKLGAAADSRTVIGDVLKLSVRNQNGDMVPFSAFTTLEEQLGLNLVNRYNMYSSAAITAITTPGFSSQQGIQGMENLSNRVLGTTFGYDWTGEAYQETQASSSVSLIFGLAILVVILVLAAQYESWTSPIAVILGLPFAILGAVLGCMLLGLSISIYSQIGIILLIALSAKNAILIVEFAIDYRKKGESITEASIEAGRVRLRPILMTSFAFILGVMPLIFATGAGASSRISLGTAVVFGMAVNTLLGTLFIPNFYHLMQSIHEKFQKKRVVQDNVPEDDVKE
- a CDS encoding efflux RND transporter periplasmic adaptor subunit — protein: MTKNILKNRLFLFAGVGFVLFSCTSKKTEQRMSVPEISVAYPVVRPVILHKTYPGYLSSVNTVDLMARVNGYLQSTPFTAGSLVKKGQLLFVIEPTLYEDAVKRAEAGLKNAQASLDYAENNYVRMKEASRSDAISEIDLIKSATQLISAKSNVKDAEAQLETAKTNLGYCYVRAPFSGHISKSIYSVGSYISGEGQAAKLATIYQDDKMNAYFNIEDNQYLQMLASTDKKGVEERLPGEVEILFQSPLSRPYMGKLNYLSPNIDLSTGTLSIRAEIENPDNELKDGLYVNIRLPYGKQDSAVLVKDASIGTDQLGKYLYVVNDSNRVSYRHIETGELFSDTLRLVKSGLQPKDRYVTKALLKVREGMEIKPVLEKN